Proteins encoded within one genomic window of Spirochaetota bacterium:
- a CDS encoding CDP-alcohol phosphatidyltransferase family protein produces the protein MEYKTAIIKSVSSNNIYNKKICGLYPLERNIRILFSIGFDKIYLDLSVEENNFYTKKIERHLKGLKDIIVKEKRDTEFTPEYLIIPSTLFTQSSYFSNLKKFFIKKKNIITPILNDDQFLLLNKIDYNKAIKLIKKNIIENTDGYIAKKINKKISLPISLLLTKTRIHPNILTIINMLIGIMSAALLLFNTYWHIVLGGAFFQLASVMDGVDGEVAKFTYKTTKIGGWLDTISDNLTLLLFLTATSYLSIINKGGLITSIYIVIIFLCFSTMLIIMIKYLKQHSKSASLLAYDKEFLQKLPHSDPLVAFIHNLKYMWRKEFFALFFFLICLTGKIHIIIISTAIALSLGTFALISMNIKYL, from the coding sequence ATGGAATACAAGACTGCAATAATTAAATCAGTGAGTTCAAATAACATTTATAATAAAAAAATCTGCGGTTTATATCCGCTTGAAAGGAATATTCGTATTTTATTCTCCATAGGCTTTGATAAAATATATCTAGATCTTTCAGTTGAGGAAAATAATTTTTATACAAAAAAAATAGAAAGACATCTTAAGGGATTGAAGGATATTATAGTAAAGGAAAAGAGGGATACAGAATTTACTCCTGAATATCTGATAATTCCTTCAACCTTATTTACGCAATCCAGTTATTTTTCTAATCTTAAAAAATTTTTTATCAAAAAGAAAAATATTATTACTCCAATATTAAATGATGATCAATTTTTATTATTAAATAAAATTGACTATAATAAAGCAATAAAGCTAATAAAAAAAAATATAATTGAAAATACGGATGGTTATATCGCCAAAAAAATCAATAAAAAGATATCCCTTCCAATAAGCCTTTTGCTGACCAAAACAAGAATTCATCCAAACATTTTGACAATCATTAATATGCTTATTGGTATAATGAGCGCCGCTCTTCTACTATTTAATACCTACTGGCATATCGTATTAGGAGGAGCCTTTTTCCAACTTGCCTCAGTAATGGATGGTGTAGATGGCGAGGTTGCGAAATTCACATATAAGACAACAAAGATTGGAGGATGGCTTGATACAATAAGCGATAACCTAACCCTCTTATTGTTCCTTACTGCCACATCCTATTTGAGTATTATCAACAAAGGGGGATTAATTACTAGCATATATATAGTCATTATCTTTTTATGCTTCTCAACCATGCTGATAATTATGATCAAATACCTAAAACAGCATAGCAAATCTGCCTCACTCCTTGCCTATGATAAAGAATTCCTACAAAAACTTCCACACAGCGACCCACTTGTTGCTTTTATTCATAATTTGAAATATATGTGGAGAAAGGAATTTTTCGCGCTGTTCTTTTTCTTAATCTGTCTGACGGGGAAGATACATATTATAATTATCTCTACTGCTATCGCCCTTTCACTTGGAACATTTGCGCTTATTAGTATGAATATTAAATACCTGTAA
- a CDS encoding EFR1 family ferrodoxin (N-terminal region resembles flavodoxins. C-terminal ferrodoxin region binds two 4Fe-4S clusters.) → MSGSATFIITLILTIKGYKVRGLKSVDMPSNWFILHPIQGLESQKAIIKRSETNVANFATTILSGNSVLFTLNNIYELIMGAVLFQISIGYLLIGRFSFAKLIFANENCNGCEICKKNCFVNAIKLHGKTKKMPFWKYNCESCMRCASLCP, encoded by the coding sequence ATAAGTGGGAGCGCAACATTTATTATTACTCTCATTCTAACAATCAAAGGCTATAAAGTTCGTGGATTGAAAAGCGTTGACATGCCGTCAAACTGGTTCATTCTTCATCCAATACAGGGATTAGAAAGCCAAAAGGCCATAATCAAAAGGAGCGAAACTAATGTTGCCAATTTTGCGACAACCATACTCTCAGGCAACAGCGTTTTGTTCACGCTGAATAATATATATGAATTGATAATGGGGGCTGTCCTTTTTCAGATTTCAATTGGATACCTACTTATAGGTAGATTCTCATTTGCAAAGCTTATCTTTGCAAATGAGAACTGTAATGGATGTGAAATATGTAAAAAAAATTGTTTTGTCAATGCCATAAAGTTACATGGAAAGACAAAGAAGATGCCTTTCTGGAAATATAACTGTGAAAGCTGTATGAGATGCGCTTCCCTCTGTCCCTAA